Proteins from a genomic interval of Polypterus senegalus isolate Bchr_013 unplaced genomic scaffold, ASM1683550v1 scaffold_5864, whole genome shotgun sequence:
- the LOC120521052 gene encoding zinc finger protein OZF-like encodes MADLGLCLLEVSSMTEQESAKTEDNPEQISRYIKQEDPEAEMTLFSGGAIKHESVIVKEEEVMVHIKEEESEVELSSIVKTEMLDVECTAEDPMSVCKGKEMDLADIQGGLSSSHQECEPGGESAKKPYQCMECRKTFSRATHLKKHQTIHTGEKPYHCTECGKAFSLAAYLKQHKRIHTGEKPYECKVCGKTFSHKISFKYHEKIHTGEKTCECNECGKTFIWATDLRRHLLIHTEDKPYQCKECGKTFSNNVRLKCHQRIHTGEKPYQCVECGKTFNHNISLIRHHRVHSGEQPYECTECGKTFLHKVSLKQHQRFHTGEKLYPCPECSRIFSQNVRLKQHLRTHTGERPYQCTECGKSFTQSVSLKQHLRIHTGEKPYQCLECGKSFSHASNLKQHQTIHTRQKPFQCIECGKTFTQNVSLRQHQRIHTKEKPFQCTECGITFSWTSSLKQHQKIHKR; translated from the coding sequence ATGGCTGATCTTGGCCTGTGCCTCCTGGAGGTCAGCAGTATGACAGAGCAAGAATCTGCAAAAACTGAGGATAACCCCGAGCAGATTTCTAGGTACATTAAACAAGAAGATCCTGAAGCAGAGATGACTTTGTTTTCTGGAGGTGCTATAAAACATGAATCGGTCATTGTTAAGGAGGAGGAGGTGATGGTCCATATTAAAGAAGAAGAGTCTGAGGTGGAACTTTCTTCCATTGTTAAGACAGAAATGCTGGATGTCGAGTGCACAGCAGAAGATCCGATGAGTGTTTGTAAAGGAAAGGAAATGGATCTCGCGGACATACAAGGCGGTTTGTCCTCATCCCATCAGGAGTGCGAGCCTGGAGGTGAAAGTGCCAAAAAACCCTACCAATGTATGGAATGCAGAAAGACTTTCAGCCGGGCGACACATCTCAAAAAGCACCAGACGATCCATACAGGAGAAAAACCATACCACTGTACTGAGTGCGGAAAGGCATTTAGTCTGGCTGCATATCTTAAACAACACAAGCGAATTCACACGGGAGAAAAACCATACGAGTGCAAAGTGTGCGGAAAGACCTTCAGCcataaaataagttttaaatatCATGAGAAAATTCACACGGGGGAAAAAACCTGCGAGTGTAACGAATGTGGGAAGACTTTCATTTGGGCCACAGACCTCAGACGGCACCTGCTCATCCATACGGAGGATAAACCGTACCAGTGTAAAGAATGCGGGAAGACTTTTAGTAATAATGTAAGACTGAAATGCCACCAAAGGATTCATACCGGAGAAAAACCATACCAGTGTGTCGAGTGCGGAAAGACGTTCAATCATAACATCAGCCTTATTCGTCACCACAGAGTCCACTCAGGGGAGCAACCTTATGAATGTACCGAATGTGGAAAGACATTTCTGCATAAAGTAAGCCTCAAGCAACACCAAAGatttcacactggagaaaaactcTACCCCTGTCCCGAGTGCAGTAGGATTTTCAGCCAGAATGTCAGGCTTAAACAACATTTGAGGACTCACACGGGAGAACGGCCTTACCAGTGCACGGAATGTGGAAAGTCCTTCACGCAGAGCGTAAGCCTTAAGCAGCATCTgagaattcacaccggagaaaAACCGTACCAGTGTCTGGAATGTGGCAAGTCTTTCAGCCATGCTTCAAACCTTAAACAGCACCAGACGATTCACACCCGACAGAAACCCTTCCAGTGTATAGAGTGCGGAAAGACTTTCACCCAAAACGTAAGCCTCAGGCAACATCAGAGAATACACACCAAGGAAAAACCGTTCCAGTGTACTGAGTGTGGGATAACGTTCAGCTGGACCTCAAGTCTTAAACAACAccagaaaattcacaaaagatAA
- the LOC120521053 gene encoding tripartite motif-containing protein 16-like, which yields MPKMDISLSEDCFTCSVCLDLLAEPVTTACGHSFCKPCISGYWDSNDVCKCPHCRQLFAPRPTLQKSVILTGIVEKLKKRGLISSLSKNYARPHDVPCDVCSARKLMAVRSCLTCLASYCEIHLRPHRESEALKKHKLFEPTGNLQQRLCSQHQRLLEVFCATDQVCICYECAAHEHRNHNVVTLETGTAEKRTQLEKTKKAVKKSILGKQEQLEEMRQAVQKIQVSAEREVQECEEAFGSLLQSINTLRSEVTVFIREYQQREVRKAEELIERIEVEIEELKRKDASIIEILKTEDQIYFLQKFPSVCTHLGDEDLLNINICGDFLSESLRTNLCDVKKHLRDTSLWEVVKIAQTGVEAPVYSLQNPAFVSRRHLLKYFCHLTMDPSTAHKNLSLSDGNRTVIQRQDGRSTFIHPTSFEQVLCSGSLCGPYCYWEVEWRANVDIGVTHKGINRKKTNEECRLGRNDRSWGLSCEDGHYSAWHNNTRTDILGPCFNRVGVYVDYPARSLSFYSITDKVSLLHRFTITLKEPLWPGFCIGPASGVTICLLN from the exons ATGCCGAAAATGGACATTTCATTGTCTGAAGACTGCTTCACCTGCTCTGTGTGCCTGGATCTCCTGGCAGAGCCCGTCACCACTGCTTGCGGGCACAGCTTCTGTAAGCCGTGTATTAGTGGATACTGGGACAGCAATGATGTCTGCAAATGTCCTCACTGCAGGCAGTTGTTTGCCCCAAGGCCCACTCTTCAGAAGAGTGTCATTTTGACTGGCATTGTAGAGAAACTGAAGAAAAGGGGACTGATTTCATCTCTTTCAAAAAATTATGCCCGTCCCCATGATGTCCCCTGCGACGTGTGTTCAGCCAGAAAGCTGATGGCTGTTCGGTCCTGCCTCACCTGCCTGGCTTCCTATTGTGAGATTCATTTACGGCCTCACAGGGAGTCCGAGGCTCTGAAGAAACACAAGCTCTTTGAACCAACTGGAAATCTTCAGCAGAGGCTCTGCTCACAGCACCAGCGACTCCTAGAGGTTTTCTGTGCAACAGACCAGGTGTGCATCTGCTATGAGTGTGCAGCCCACGAACACAGGAATCATAACGTCGTGACACTTGAAACTGGGACAGCGGAGAAACGG ACTCAGTTAGAGAAAACAAAGAAGGCAGTGAAGAAGAGCATTCTGGGTAAACAGGAACAACTGGAGGAGATGCGTCAAGCAGTGCAAAAAATTCAG GTCTCTGCTGAGAGAGAAGTTCAGGAGTGTGAGGAGGCTTTCGGTTCTCTCCTGCAATCCATCAATACTCTGAGGTCAGAGGTGACAGTGTTTATTCGAGAATACCAGCAGCGAGAAGTGAGGAAGGCCGAAGAGTTAATCGAAAGAATTGAAGTGGAAATTGAGGAGCTGAAGAGAAAAGATGCTTCAATAATAGAGATTTTAAAGACCGAAGACCAGATCTACTTCCTCCAG AAATTCCCATCTGTCTGCACCCATCTTGGAGACGAAGACCTGCTCAACATCAACATCTGTGGTGATTTTCTTTCGGAGTCTTTAAGGACAAACTTGTGTGATGTGAAGAAGCACCTGAGGGACACCAGCTTATGGGAGGTAGTAAAGATTGCTCAGACAG GTGTCGAAGCTCCAGTGTACAGCCTTCAGAATCCAGCATTCGTGTCTAGACGACACCTTTTAAAAT ACTTCTGTCACCTCACTATGGACCCCAGCACGGCCCACAAGAATCTCAGTCTTTCTGATGGGAACCGGACTGTGATACAGAGACAAGATGGCCGTTCTACTTTTATACACCCGACTAGTTTTGAGCAGGTGCTCTGTTCAGGCAGCCTTTGTGGTCCTTACTGCTACTGGGAAGTGGAGTGGAGAGCAAATGTGGATATTGGCGTCACACACAAAGGAatcaacaggaaaaaaacaaacgaGGAATGCCGACTTGGACGCAATGATAGGTCTTGGGGTTTATCTTGTGAAGATGGCCATTACTCAGCATGGCACAATAATACGAGGACTGATATTCTAGGTCCTTGTTTTAACAGGGTAGGAGTTTATGTGGATTATCCTGCACGCTCCCTATCGTTTTATAGTATCACAGATAAAGTGTCCCTTTTACACAGGTTCACGATCACACTCAAAGAGCCACTCTGGCCAGGCTTTTGTATCGGACCTGCCTCTGGTGTAACAATTTGTCTTCTAAACTAG